From the Acidobacteriota bacterium genome, one window contains:
- a CDS encoding MoaD/ThiS family protein, with translation MARVKFTQNLRRHLDVPEAVVTATTVREALDATFVDHPRLKSYIVDEQGRLRKHVVVFVDGDQVKDRARLGDSLRDDSEVFVMQALSGG, from the coding sequence ATGGCCCGCGTCAAGTTCACGCAGAATCTGCGCCGTCATCTGGATGTTCCCGAAGCGGTCGTCACGGCGACGACCGTTCGCGAGGCACTGGACGCCACCTTCGTCGATCACCCGCGACTGAAGAGTTACATCGTCGACGAGCAAGGCCGACTACGCAAACATGTCGTCGTCTTCGTGGATGGCGATCAGGTGAAGGATCGGGCCAGGCTAGGCGACTCGCTGCGGGACGATAGCGAGGTCTTTGTCATGCAGGCGCTCTCGGGAGGTTAG
- a CDS encoding DUF5989 family protein, whose protein sequence is MTVPGLSFSMGKVTLDEDPMSKDEKQREFLDQVGSKRSGLVTEFIDFLKHNKKWWLAPIIIFMLLIAALAWVSGSGGAPFIYTLF, encoded by the coding sequence TTGACAGTCCCCGGCCTCTCGTTCAGCATGGGCAAGGTCACGCTTGATGAGGATCCGATGAGCAAAGACGAGAAGCAGCGCGAGTTTCTGGATCAAGTCGGATCCAAGCGGTCCGGCCTGGTCACAGAGTTCATCGACTTTCTCAAGCACAACAAGAAGTGGTGGTTGGCGCCGATCATCATCTTCATGCTGTTGATCGCGGCCCTGGCGTGGGTATCCGGTAGTGGCGGGGCGCCGTTCATCTACACGCTGTTCTAG
- the rdgB gene encoding RdgB/HAM1 family non-canonical purine NTP pyrophosphatase, which produces MIRTLVVATGNLGKVREFQRAFAEVGIEVHGLDALDDTTEVEETGRTFEANARLKAEGYSLRTPDWVVADDSGLEVDALDGAPGVQSARYGGPGLDDDGRNDRLLSALTCRTDPADRTARFVCLLALAKDGVTHSVHRGVVEGRIIDVGESARGENGFGYDPIFFHPPSGCTTAELDPAAKQAISHRGQAIASLLKSLRG; this is translated from the coding sequence ATGATCCGGACGCTTGTCGTTGCCACCGGCAACCTCGGGAAAGTTCGTGAGTTCCAGCGGGCCTTCGCCGAGGTCGGGATCGAGGTTCACGGACTCGACGCGCTGGACGACACCACCGAAGTCGAAGAGACCGGCCGCACCTTCGAGGCCAACGCACGGCTCAAGGCCGAGGGCTACTCACTCCGGACACCCGACTGGGTGGTGGCCGATGACTCGGGATTGGAAGTCGATGCGTTAGATGGAGCGCCCGGTGTCCAGTCGGCCCGCTACGGCGGACCGGGGCTGGACGACGACGGCAGAAACGATCGGTTGCTGAGCGCTCTTACTTGCCGAACCGATCCGGCGGACCGAACCGCCCGCTTCGTCTGCCTGCTTGCGCTGGCGAAAGACGGCGTCACCCACAGCGTCCACCGCGGTGTGGTCGAGGGGCGGATCATCGACGTGGGGGAGTCGGCGCGAGGCGAGAACGGATTCGGCTACGACCCGATCTTCTTCCACCCACCGTCGGGCTGCACCACGGCGGAGCTGGACCCCGCCGCCAAGCAAGCGATCTCCCACCGCGGTCAGGCGATCGCGTCATTACTTAAGTCGCTGCGCGGTTAG
- the murI gene encoding glutamate racemase, translated as MDSRPIGVFDSGVGGLTVFRALEQAVPGQSLVYLGDTARVPYGTKSAETVRRYATEAGHFMRDHDVKLMVVACNTASAVALEILSEQLSRPVMGVIEAGARQAAASTRNGRIGVIGTRATIGSGAYSRVLAKLNDAEVVAAACPLFVPLAEEGWVDDDIAEAVARRYLAPIQEADVDTLVLGCTHYPLLKTVIRRVMGEGVTLVDSAEAVATQVAEQTTAATAEPIREFYVTDVPAPFKTVAERFLGREIEALHQTRIEGE; from the coding sequence ATGGACTCACGACCGATCGGTGTCTTCGACTCCGGCGTCGGAGGGCTCACGGTCTTCCGCGCCCTGGAGCAAGCGGTTCCCGGGCAGTCCCTGGTCTATCTTGGCGACACCGCCCGGGTGCCCTACGGCACCAAGTCGGCGGAGACCGTGAGGCGTTACGCCACCGAGGCCGGACACTTCATGCGCGACCACGACGTCAAATTGATGGTCGTCGCGTGCAACACCGCCTCCGCCGTGGCCCTGGAGATCCTGTCCGAGCAGCTGAGTCGTCCGGTGATGGGCGTGATCGAGGCCGGTGCCCGACAGGCCGCCGCTTCCACGCGCAACGGGCGGATCGGCGTCATCGGAACACGGGCGACGATCGGCAGCGGCGCCTACAGCCGTGTCCTTGCGAAACTGAACGACGCCGAGGTCGTGGCGGCCGCATGCCCACTCTTCGTGCCGCTGGCCGAGGAGGGTTGGGTCGACGACGACATCGCCGAGGCGGTGGCCCGGCGCTACCTGGCACCGATCCAGGAGGCCGACGTCGACACGCTGGTCCTCGGCTGCACCCACTACCCGCTCCTGAAAACGGTGATCCGCCGAGTGATGGGCGAGGGAGTGACCCTGGTCGACTCCGCCGAGGCGGTGGCGACCCAGGTCGCAGAGCAGACGACGGCTGCGACCGCCGAGCCGATCCGTGAGTTCTACGTGACCGACGTGCCGGCGCCGTTCAAGACCGTCGCAGAGAGATTCCTCGGTCGGGAAATCGAGGCCTTGCATCAGACTCGAATCGAGGGAGAATAG
- a CDS encoding amidohydrolase produces the protein MKLSRRKLLVLGGGAAVGVATVGAIRLLLPRFMQASADPVIRGRLQMFVDRCFGGIERSRMWDGHVHLLGLGAGDTGCWLNPRMRNHLYAARRFQYELFREATGMSSESTADQDYVDRLLSVHRAANPDGKLVVMAFDSYVDETGEVLRDHAAFYTPNEYALTIADRYPEFVACASVHPYRVDALDRLDEVIDRGARAIKWLPNAMGMDPLSPRCEPFYRRLADAGIPLISHSGTEYAVEGAKNQELGNPLRLRRALDAGCKVVVAHAASTGTARDLDDGQESSKRRPTFDLFLRMMAQPQYDGVLYADLSAITVLNRSARILRTLLSAREWHHRFVNASDYPVPAIHIAINPRKLEFDGYLTAEDRDFCEKLARINPLLFDFCIKRAVRYEDPDGQVHRFANTAFETDHLFGA, from the coding sequence ATGAAACTGTCACGTCGCAAGCTTCTGGTGCTGGGAGGTGGAGCCGCCGTCGGAGTGGCAACCGTCGGGGCGATCCGTCTTCTTCTGCCGCGATTCATGCAGGCGTCGGCCGATCCGGTCATCCGCGGTCGACTCCAAATGTTTGTGGACCGTTGCTTCGGTGGCATCGAACGAAGTCGGATGTGGGATGGCCATGTGCATCTCCTCGGACTCGGCGCCGGCGATACGGGCTGCTGGCTCAACCCACGGATGCGCAATCATCTGTACGCCGCACGACGGTTTCAGTACGAGCTGTTCAGAGAAGCCACCGGGATGAGTTCGGAATCCACGGCCGACCAGGACTACGTCGATCGTCTGCTCAGCGTCCATCGTGCCGCAAACCCGGACGGCAAGCTCGTGGTGATGGCGTTTGACAGCTACGTCGACGAAACGGGTGAGGTCCTGCGGGACCATGCAGCGTTCTATACACCCAACGAATACGCCCTGACGATCGCCGACCGATACCCGGAGTTTGTCGCGTGTGCGTCGGTTCATCCGTACCGAGTGGACGCCCTCGATCGACTGGATGAGGTGATCGACCGCGGCGCACGGGCCATCAAGTGGCTACCCAACGCCATGGGCATGGACCCGCTCTCGCCACGATGCGAACCGTTCTACCGACGGCTGGCGGATGCCGGCATTCCTCTGATCTCCCACTCCGGCACCGAGTACGCCGTCGAGGGTGCCAAGAATCAGGAACTCGGCAACCCGCTGCGTCTACGTCGGGCGCTGGATGCCGGCTGCAAGGTCGTCGTTGCCCATGCGGCCAGTACGGGCACGGCGAGGGATCTCGACGACGGACAGGAATCGTCGAAGCGACGACCCACCTTCGATCTCTTTCTGCGCATGATGGCCCAGCCCCAGTATGACGGCGTGCTCTATGCGGATCTCTCTGCGATCACGGTCTTGAATCGTAGCGCGCGGATCCTCAGGACACTCCTCTCCGCACGCGAATGGCATCACCGTTTCGTCAACGCATCGGACTATCCGGTGCCTGCGATCCACATCGCGATCAACCCGCGCAAGTTGGAGTTCGATGGCTATCTGACCGCGGAGGACCGTGACTTTTGTGAGAAGTTGGCCAGGATCAATCCGCTGCTGTTCGACTTCTGCATCAAGCGCGCCGTGCGTTATGAGGACCCCGACGGGCAGGTCCACCGATTCGCCAACACCGCCTTCGAGACCGACCACCTATTCGGGGCCTAG
- a CDS encoding aminoglycoside phosphotransferase family protein, with protein MDAATVSRLLRGFGIDASPSVVEPLGQGRIHKTFRCATDDGVYLLQRVNTSVFRDPSALAQAGRQVQRHLLEARATGRYRFEVPANLEAVGDRIDPTLPGLLRDEDGSIWRAMDFIHDSRGLEVAETLDQAAEAGRAYGHFAAVMGTLSPDGFPVPLPGFHDPSRRFAELQQVAATGGSDRLAGLQDDLNYCAACRDEIEGFVQASRSWTPRICHNDTKIDNLLFDSRGERVVAVVDLDTTMPGFWAYDFGDLVRSVAASGDEDQDDGPTLHLRDDYVEAVAEGFIDGLGPLADGSTRAMLWAGVRLMPLMLGMRFLADHLAGDRYFPVEREAQNLQRARRQLALHRDGVRRESSLSRKILASGTR; from the coding sequence GTGGATGCCGCCACGGTCTCCCGACTCCTGCGAGGGTTCGGGATCGACGCGTCTCCGTCGGTCGTTGAGCCCCTGGGTCAGGGCCGGATTCATAAGACCTTTCGTTGCGCGACCGATGACGGGGTCTACCTGCTGCAGCGGGTAAACACCTCGGTCTTTCGCGATCCCTCCGCCCTGGCTCAGGCCGGTCGGCAGGTCCAGCGGCACTTGCTGGAAGCCCGAGCCACCGGTCGGTACCGGTTCGAGGTACCCGCAAACCTGGAGGCGGTCGGTGATCGCATCGATCCGACCCTGCCTGGGCTTCTGCGAGACGAAGACGGCTCGATCTGGCGGGCCATGGATTTCATCCACGACAGCCGAGGACTGGAGGTCGCCGAGACCCTAGATCAGGCAGCCGAGGCGGGGCGAGCCTACGGCCATTTCGCCGCCGTGATGGGCACGTTGTCGCCGGACGGGTTCCCGGTGCCGTTGCCCGGGTTCCACGACCCATCCCGGCGCTTCGCGGAGCTACAACAGGTCGCGGCGACGGGCGGGTCCGATCGCCTTGCCGGTCTTCAGGACGACCTCAATTACTGCGCCGCCTGTCGCGACGAGATCGAGGGGTTCGTGCAGGCGTCCAGGAGTTGGACACCGCGAATCTGTCACAACGACACGAAGATCGACAACCTGTTGTTCGACTCGCGCGGGGAGCGTGTCGTCGCCGTCGTCGATCTCGACACGACGATGCCCGGTTTCTGGGCCTACGACTTCGGCGACCTCGTTCGGAGCGTCGCGGCCAGCGGGGACGAGGATCAGGACGATGGCCCGACACTTCACCTTCGTGACGACTATGTCGAGGCAGTCGCCGAAGGATTCATCGACGGGTTGGGCCCTCTTGCCGACGGGTCGACCCGGGCGATGTTGTGGGCCGGAGTGAGGTTGATGCCGTTGATGTTGGGGATGCGATTCCTCGCCGACCATCTGGCAGGAGATCGCTACTTTCCGGTGGAACGAGAGGCGCAGAATCTCCAGCGCGCCCGCAGGCAGCTGGCGTTGCATCGCGATGGGGTCCGGCGAGAATCGTCCCTCAGTAGGAAAATTTTGGCTTCCGGTACCCGCTAG
- a CDS encoding endonuclease/exonuclease/phosphatase family protein yields the protein MTLLRRQHAALILLLISLCVSCSAYSVDPIQSSELRIGSWNIQNLGSRPWGQEPQDLADHIRASGADVLALQEIHDDDGRDKTRTNAKLDQIVELLNEGGSAWQYQLYPRREPRNPEQLLGIAWNSRRVEPNGKPLRISVSYESGRSWRRHPYAVPFRPVEGGTDFVLIPLHSKSNSDGEELGRRVRRGEAHALVAQLAAVRRHFKDDDLIILGDFNTIDADEEGLRLFREAGFIDLNSEDRPTYSTRRFPNSPLDRILVPTEQPEFAESRFEVMTPRDPGRHVQRLSDHHLIYTTIQVVADDDGS from the coding sequence TTGACTCTTCTGCGGCGGCAGCACGCCGCGCTCATACTCCTACTTATCTCGCTGTGCGTCTCTTGCAGCGCCTACAGCGTCGACCCGATCCAGAGTTCTGAACTTCGCATCGGTAGCTGGAACATTCAGAACCTGGGTTCGCGCCCCTGGGGTCAGGAACCCCAGGATCTTGCCGACCACATCCGGGCCAGCGGCGCGGATGTTCTTGCGCTCCAGGAGATCCACGACGACGACGGTCGGGACAAAACTCGAACCAACGCGAAACTCGACCAGATCGTGGAACTCCTGAACGAAGGCGGAAGCGCCTGGCAGTACCAGCTCTATCCGCGCCGCGAACCTCGGAACCCGGAGCAGTTGCTCGGGATCGCGTGGAACAGCCGGCGGGTCGAACCGAACGGAAAACCCCTGCGAATTTCGGTAAGTTACGAGAGCGGACGAAGCTGGCGTCGGCATCCGTATGCGGTTCCCTTTCGCCCCGTGGAGGGTGGGACCGATTTCGTCTTGATCCCGCTGCATTCGAAGTCCAATTCGGACGGGGAGGAGCTGGGCCGTCGCGTCCGACGGGGGGAGGCTCACGCACTGGTGGCGCAACTCGCCGCGGTTCGACGACACTTCAAGGACGACGACCTGATTATTCTCGGCGACTTCAACACGATCGACGCCGACGAGGAGGGGCTTCGGCTCTTCCGCGAGGCAGGCTTCATCGACCTGAACTCAGAGGACCGACCGACCTACAGCACCCGACGCTTCCCCAACAGTCCTCTGGATCGCATCCTGGTGCCGACCGAACAGCCGGAGTTTGCAGAGTCTCGCTTCGAGGTCATGACACCCAGGGATCCGGGACGTCACGTTCAGCGGTTGTCCGACCACCATCTGATCTACACCACGATCCAGGTCGTGGCCGACGACGACGGTTCCTAG
- the rph gene encoding ribonuclease PH encodes MARHDGRSDEQLRSVEMVPGYLENPAGSVLISMGRTRVLCSASVEDRVPPFLVGSGEGWVTGEYAMLPAATDRRSQREVNRGRPSGRTMEIQRLIGRALRSVVDRKQLGDRTLWIDCDVIQADGGTRTASITGGFVAMCLALAGLQEKGVLKRPVLTATLAAISVGVVQGTPVLDLDYVEDSAAAVDMNIVRNDAGEYIELQGTAETTPFDRKQLDRMLELGDMGIDALSQKQSELLGPALDKLRIG; translated from the coding sequence ATGGCACGACACGACGGACGATCGGACGAACAGTTGAGAAGTGTCGAGATGGTCCCGGGCTATCTCGAGAATCCCGCAGGCTCGGTCCTGATCTCGATGGGGCGTACGCGGGTGCTCTGCTCGGCCAGCGTCGAGGATCGGGTTCCGCCGTTCCTCGTCGGCTCCGGCGAAGGCTGGGTTACCGGCGAGTACGCCATGTTGCCGGCCGCCACCGATCGCCGCTCTCAGCGCGAGGTTAACCGCGGTCGCCCCTCGGGGCGAACGATGGAGATCCAACGACTGATCGGTCGCGCGCTGCGAAGTGTCGTCGATCGCAAGCAGCTGGGCGATCGCACTTTGTGGATCGATTGCGATGTCATCCAGGCCGACGGCGGCACACGCACGGCTTCGATCACCGGCGGCTTCGTCGCGATGTGTCTGGCGCTGGCGGGTCTACAGGAGAAGGGCGTGTTGAAACGTCCCGTCCTGACCGCGACGCTGGCCGCCATCTCCGTCGGTGTGGTGCAGGGCACCCCGGTCCTGGACCTGGACTACGTCGAAGACTCGGCCGCCGCCGTCGACATGAACATCGTCCGAAACGACGCAGGCGAGTACATCGAACTCCAGGGCACCGCCGAGACCACACCCTTCGATCGCAAACAGCTGGATCGGATGCTGGAGCTCGGGGACATGGGCATCGACGCTCTGAGCCAGAAACAGTCCGAGTTGCTGGGCCCGGCCCTGGACAAACTGCGCATCGGATGA
- a CDS encoding N-acetylmuramoyl-L-alanine amidase, whose protein sequence is MRTPRVFRRPPLCLLLIAILGWVVAVAEGPVSIEVTADAGADGTRLVLRHSESIGYDILQEGTTVRIVYDQPVRVEPFAVPAGDTILRRFDITATDTLTFHTGDDYRAFENFELRHPFRLVLDLRGTRGRSSRDAGRKSIKTQLPGSGKRSGTVVVIDPGHGGVENGAVGPTGLREKEVTLDLARRLRRALQDEPGISVVLTRDDDRLVGLDERTAIANHNRADLFLSIHLNAAPRSRASGAETYFLSTDATDDDARTLAALENRASGVDAGKLPKGSDGDDLDLILWDLAQNQYLAESSLLAESVQTQLNLLTGTRNRGVRQAPFRVLMGATMPAILVEVGFISNAEEESRFRDGAYRGRTVEALTTAVKLYLSNLRRLSVQD, encoded by the coding sequence TTGCGAACCCCCCGCGTTTTTCGTCGTCCGCCTTTATGTCTGCTACTCATCGCGATCCTCGGCTGGGTCGTCGCCGTCGCTGAAGGTCCGGTCAGCATCGAGGTGACGGCGGACGCCGGTGCCGATGGCACCCGTCTGGTCCTTCGCCACAGCGAGTCAATCGGCTACGACATCCTCCAGGAAGGCACGACGGTCCGCATCGTCTACGATCAGCCGGTTCGCGTCGAGCCGTTCGCGGTCCCTGCCGGCGACACCATCCTGCGTCGATTCGATATCACCGCTACCGATACGTTGACGTTCCATACCGGCGACGACTATCGCGCCTTCGAGAACTTCGAACTCCGTCACCCGTTCCGTCTGGTGCTGGATCTTCGAGGGACACGGGGTCGTTCCAGTCGCGACGCCGGTCGCAAGTCCATCAAGACTCAGCTTCCGGGAAGCGGCAAGCGGTCCGGTACCGTGGTCGTGATCGATCCCGGGCATGGCGGCGTGGAGAACGGTGCCGTCGGTCCGACGGGACTGCGAGAGAAGGAAGTCACTCTCGACCTTGCACGACGTCTTCGGAGGGCGCTCCAGGACGAGCCCGGCATCTCGGTGGTCCTCACCCGCGACGACGATCGATTGGTGGGTCTGGATGAGCGGACGGCCATCGCCAATCACAATCGTGCCGATCTCTTTCTGTCGATCCATCTGAACGCGGCGCCAAGGAGCAGGGCCTCCGGAGCCGAGACCTATTTCCTCTCGACCGATGCCACCGATGACGACGCTCGCACCCTCGCCGCCCTCGAGAATCGCGCGTCCGGTGTGGATGCGGGGAAGCTTCCCAAGGGAAGCGACGGCGACGATCTCGATCTGATCCTGTGGGATCTGGCCCAGAACCAGTATCTGGCCGAGAGCAGTCTGTTGGCCGAGTCGGTCCAGACCCAGTTGAATCTTCTCACCGGCACACGGAACCGTGGAGTTCGCCAGGCTCCGTTCCGCGTCCTGATGGGGGCGACGATGCCGGCGATCCTGGTGGAGGTCGGTTTCATCTCGAACGCCGAGGAGGAGTCCCGCTTTCGTGACGGTGCCTATCGCGGCCGGACGGTCGAGGCATTGACCACGGCCGTCAAGCTTTACCTGAGCAACCTCCGCCGACTGTCGGTACAGGACTAG
- a CDS encoding exo-alpha-sialidase, translating to MGNPVDTLYVATRKGLFRLERRDGWQITGRSFVGDPVTMILDDAADGTLYAALNLGHFGVKLHRSADRGETWEEVTAPTFPGNADDDDAPSVKQVWELVSTGKGPGSLWAGTIPGALFRSDDGGSSWSLCQSLWDRPERSNWFGGGYDDPGIHSICVHPNNPDNIVVGVSCGGAWVTDDGGATWETRTAGMFAAYMPPERKDDPSIQDPHRIARCPANPDILWSQHHNGVFHSTDEGRSWKHIDTVLPSDFGFGVVVHPDDGDQAWLAPAVKDECRVPVDGRVVVAHTRNGGASFVVQREGLPQEDAYDLVFRHALDIDASGSRLAMGSTTGSLWLTEDGGTRWQTVSRHLPPIYQVQFATSL from the coding sequence ATGGGAAACCCGGTCGATACGTTGTACGTCGCCACACGCAAGGGGCTCTTTCGTCTGGAGCGTCGCGACGGCTGGCAGATCACCGGCCGATCGTTCGTCGGCGACCCGGTCACGATGATCCTCGACGACGCGGCAGACGGGACCCTTTACGCCGCCCTCAACCTGGGTCACTTCGGCGTGAAGCTCCATCGGTCCGCCGATCGGGGCGAGACCTGGGAAGAGGTCACCGCACCGACGTTTCCGGGTAACGCCGATGACGACGACGCGCCGTCGGTCAAGCAGGTGTGGGAGTTGGTGTCGACGGGGAAAGGCCCCGGCAGCCTCTGGGCGGGGACGATTCCGGGCGCGCTCTTCCGCAGCGATGACGGAGGAAGCAGCTGGAGTCTCTGTCAGTCACTCTGGGATCGACCCGAGCGATCAAACTGGTTCGGCGGTGGTTACGACGACCCCGGCATCCATTCGATCTGTGTCCATCCGAACAATCCCGACAACATCGTTGTCGGCGTCTCCTGTGGGGGCGCGTGGGTGACCGACGACGGTGGGGCAACCTGGGAGACACGAACGGCGGGGATGTTCGCCGCCTACATGCCGCCCGAACGCAAGGACGACCCGTCGATCCAGGATCCCCATCGAATCGCGCGCTGTCCCGCCAACCCGGACATCCTCTGGTCCCAGCATCACAACGGCGTCTTCCACTCCACCGACGAGGGGCGGAGCTGGAAGCACATCGACACGGTCTTGCCGTCGGATTTCGGCTTCGGGGTCGTGGTACACCCCGACGACGGCGACCAGGCCTGGCTGGCCCCTGCGGTCAAGGACGAGTGTCGCGTTCCGGTCGATGGCAGGGTCGTGGTCGCCCACACACGGAATGGCGGCGCCAGTTTCGTCGTCCAGCGCGAGGGGCTGCCGCAGGAGGACGCCTACGATCTGGTCTTCCGCCACGCGTTGGACATCGACGCCAGCGGCTCGAGACTGGCGATGGGTTCGACGACCGGTAGCCTCTGGCTAACCGAGGACGGCGGCACGCGATGGCAGACCGTCTCCCGTCACTTGCCACCGATCTATCAGGTGCAGTTCGCCACAAGTTTGTGA
- a CDS encoding GerMN domain-containing protein — translation MIRRWLVVSLLLLVALHCSGSPEPTPVVEGEVDEVEGVEGAEETVPTEDDRADVDDTSVDPLRRANIELYFPSALQTGLVGEYHEIFNTATPTDRVKQIVADLIGGPNSRNALRSLPSGTRLRQAFVLKNGTAYLDFTPELSESLGGGSQRELLAVYSIVDSVALNVREVRRVGILINGQPVDSLNGHLDLRRPLPPDNQWILGSGGVKN, via the coding sequence GTGATTCGACGTTGGCTCGTGGTCAGTCTGCTCCTGCTTGTTGCCCTGCATTGCAGTGGGAGTCCGGAGCCGACTCCCGTCGTCGAGGGCGAGGTCGATGAGGTCGAAGGCGTCGAAGGAGCCGAGGAGACGGTTCCGACCGAAGATGACCGTGCAGACGTCGACGACACATCGGTCGATCCACTTCGACGGGCCAACATCGAGCTCTACTTCCCATCGGCACTTCAGACCGGTCTTGTCGGGGAGTACCACGAGATCTTCAACACCGCGACGCCGACCGATCGCGTCAAGCAGATCGTTGCCGACCTGATCGGTGGGCCCAACTCCCGGAACGCGCTCCGTTCGTTGCCGTCGGGGACCCGTCTGCGTCAGGCGTTCGTCCTCAAGAACGGGACCGCCTATCTCGACTTCACCCCCGAGCTCAGCGAGAGTCTCGGTGGAGGCAGTCAGCGCGAGCTCCTGGCGGTCTATTCGATCGTCGACTCCGTGGCCCTGAATGTTCGCGAGGTTCGCCGTGTCGGAATCCTGATCAACGGCCAACCGGTCGATTCCCTGAACGGCCATCTCGATCTTCGTCGGCCGTTGCCACCGGATAACCAGTGGATCCTCGGCTCCGGCGGCGTGAAGAACTGA